CGCCGATAAATTTATTGTATTGCTGGGTGAGGAACTTGACAGCGGTGTCGGTGTTTATGATCGGCACGTCTATCACCAGGGTGGTGGGGGTTTTCTCAACATATCGCCATACATCCCACAGACGTACAAGCTCCTGGTCCCAGTCGGTTGCCACCACGGCATCCAGAAATTCCAGGCGGTCTGTAAGCAGCGCTTCCAGCACATGATTGCAGTAAAGGCAGGTGTCGGCAGGCCTCCATTCATTGGCGTGCGGAGTGCCGGCCTGCCAGGTGCCGAATACATGCCAGGGCAAAACGCCGGCCGCATGGACTATCTCCTCGGGAATATAGGAGCATAGCAAACCTGCTACTTTTTTACCGTCCTTCTTCCACTGCAGAGCATATTTGTTCCTGTTGGCCTCAAGGCCAAGCGTGGTAAGTTCCTTCAAGCCTTTTTCAGAACTCAGTGTTGTGTGCATAAAATCCTCCGCTTTACTAATATTGGGTCCAGACTGAAGCCGAAAAATTCAGACTCGAATACATTTAAAGACGACATCACGCCCTTTTATCGATCTCAAGGTAATATTGTATTATACCTGCATAAAAAATGTCAATATAAATTTAATCACTATGGATATACATAACATTGTAATATATCGGTAGGATTTAAATTCTGTTGTATATTTTTGACGTATGCTGTTACATGGTGTTATCATAATTAAAACACTTCTAAAAAGTGGTCAGAGATATGGCAAAATCTAGAAAATCCATTGAAGTCGGGCCCTCGCCGGAGCTGATGTGGATCGTCGTTAATTTCGCCCAGTCCTGGAATATCTGGGCTAAAGCGCTTGAGAGGAGTTTACGCAGCGGTAATATAACGGTCTCTCAGATAACAACATTGCAGGCGCTCTATTTTGCCAAAAGAGCTTTGAGCCCCACGGAGATATCCCATGTGCTTCCTCTGGAAACCCACTCGGTCAGTCCTCTGCTGGACAGGCTGCACAAACGGAAGATCATCACGCGGCGCAGGTCCAAAACCGACAGGCGTGCCGTTGAAGTAGAAATGACGCCAAAGGGAGTGGAATTGCTGAGGGAACTTAGCACCAGTATTAAAGATGCGATGGAAAGAGTTTTTTACACGCTCACGCCGCAGGAGCGTGAGACGTTGGTTAAGCTGACTCAGAAAATCAGCAATGCCGCGGTCGATTATCTGGGAGCGAACAAAGAGCACCTCGCCTCAAACGCCAGGATGATGTCAGGTCTATCGAACGGAGGCGCGATTCTGTCGCCAGCAAAATCAAAAAAAAATACACGAAAGAAAAAATCCTGAAAGTGTACCTCGATTGAACCCCTTAAATTAAGAAGAAACCCATGATATCTATATGTCTAAATATGGAGGCTTGCTGACATGGACAAGACTTATGCCTCACCGGAAGAGGCGATTGCGGACATCCCGGATGGCGCGGTCATAGCTTTCGGCAGTTTCTTTACCGCCGGAAAACCCACCGCACTGACCCGGGCGCTGGCTAAAAAAGGTGTAAAAAACCTGACCGTGGTTGTGCAGCAGGTGGGAACCGGCAATGAAGAGATGCTGGAGCTGGTCACCAACGGCCAGATAAAAAAGGCCATCTGCAATTATCCTTTCCCGCGCTCGGCCACCAAGGGCGCCCAGCACCCATTCGAGCAGGCGGTGCGCAGCGGCAAGATTGAGCTCGAAATATACCCCATCGGCACCTTTGTCGAGAAGCTGCGCTGCGCCGGCGCCGGCATCCCGGGTTTTTACACGCCTACCGGTGTCGGTACGGTGGTGGCGGAAGGAAAAGAAGTAAAGGTCTTCAACGGGGCTGAATATCTGCTGGAACTGGCGCTGCCGGTGGATTTCGCCTTTGTGCATGCCTGGAAAGGCGACCGTGAGGGTAACCTCATCTACCGCTTCACCGCACAGA
The nucleotide sequence above comes from Dehalococcoidia bacterium. Encoded proteins:
- a CDS encoding MarR family transcriptional regulator; the protein is MAKSRKSIEVGPSPELMWIVVNFAQSWNIWAKALERSLRSGNITVSQITTLQALYFAKRALSPTEISHVLPLETHSVSPLLDRLHKRKIITRRRSKTDRRAVEVEMTPKGVELLRELSTSIKDAMERVFYTLTPQERETLVKLTQKISNAAVDYLGANKEHLASNARMMSGLSNGGAILSPAKSKKNTRKKKS
- a CDS encoding 3-oxoacid CoA-transferase subunit A, translating into MDKTYASPEEAIADIPDGAVIAFGSFFTAGKPTALTRALAKKGVKNLTVVVQQVGTGNEEMLELVTNGQIKKAICNYPFPRSATKGAQHPFEQAVRSGKIELEIYPIGTFVEKLRCAGAGIPGFYTPTGVGTVVAEGKEVKVFNGAEYLLELALPVDFAFVHAWKGDREGNLIYRFTAQNYNNAMAMAGKVTIAEVEKLFDVGELDPNIIHTPGIFVKRVIEIGRPDFSSASV